A portion of the Myripristis murdjan chromosome 13, fMyrMur1.1, whole genome shotgun sequence genome contains these proteins:
- the LOC115370366 gene encoding scavenger receptor cysteine-rich type 1 protein M160-like, with amino-acid sequence MDHMLMLLLLLCSSGIQAEKKHISAEPGDLRLVGGANRCAGRLELKQQGQWKPVDALNYEWKLPSSAEVCRELGCGSVVATQWKDVSFDLVWEIRPSCLQTASTFRECVDTSPKYSSDNLAITCSESVRLVNGNSLCSGRVEVKSDQSWSSVCEADFDQQDAEVVCRELGCGAPSVLQGALYGEVEAPMWTKEFQCKGSESSLLDCGSSGSARNTCSPGKAVGLTCSEPHDIRLVGGASRCNGTLEVKHLGDWKPVDVSHVQWNLKTAGAVCRELDCGSAVSAVRRQESSYRPAWMIIASCLQSGSALRECLKLQLQDTRNSLDITCSESVRLVNGNSLCSGRVEVKSDQSWSSVCEADFDQQDAEVVCRELGCGPPSVLQGALYGEAEAPMWTKEYQCEGNESSLLDCGSSGSARNTCSPGKAVGLTCSEPDVVRLVGEASRCSGRLEVKHLGEWEPVLFTGLEQSMQEAAAVCRDLNCGGVVSAKQASEMLYIPVSEVRLSCLQSGSRLRECIEIRTAAAYARLEITCSESVRLVNGNSLCSGRVEVKSDQSWSSVCEAEFDQQDAEVVCRELGCGAPSVLQGALYGEVEAPMWTKEFQCEGNESSLQDCGSSGSARNTCSSGKAVGLTCSEPVRLVGGGSRCNGTLEMKHLGEWRPVAMQSELNLKTAAAMCRELDCGSAVSAERRRGSLLRSVWEIGYFCYQSGSSLKECLEKPSHSTDTFDITCSESVRLVNGNSLCSGRVEVKSDQSWSSVCEADFDQQDAEVVCRELGCGPPSVLQGALYGEAEAPMWTKEFQCEGNESSLLDCGSSGSARNTCSPGKAVGLTCSEPDDIRLVGGDSRCNGRLEMKHLGVWRPVDELGFDLNLKSTTAVCRQLGCGSAVSAERRIDPLHEYKWYLSSSCFLSGSTLRECVYSPHLETRYNLEITCSGQQGAEASTEP; translated from the exons ATGGATCAcatgttgatgctgctgctgctgctctgcagcTCAG GAATCCAGgctgaaaaaaaacacatttcagcag AGCCTGGTGACCTCAGGTTGGTGGGAGGAGCCAACCGCTGTGCTGGGAGACTGGAACTAAAACAACAAGGACAATGGAAACCAGTGGATGCCCTAAACTATGAATGGAAGCTGCCCTCATCAGCTGAGGTGTGCAGAGAGCTGGGCTGCGGCTCTGTTGTTGCAACACAGTGGAAAGACGTTTCCTTTGACCTTGTGTGGGAGATCAGACCTTCCTGTCTCCAGACTGCATCTACTTTCAGGGAGTGTGTGGACACGTCGCCAAAGTACTCTAGTGACAACCTGGCTATCACCTGTTCAG agtctGTGAGGCTGGTGAATGGGAATAGTCTGTGCTcaggcagagtggaggtgaAGTCTGACCAGTCGTGGTCctcagtgtgtgaagctgaCTTTGACCAGCAGGATGCAGAGGTGGTCTGTAGGGAGCTTGGCTGTGGGGCTCCTTCAgtcctccagggggcgctctaTGGAGAAGTGGAGGCTCCAATGTGGACCAAAGAGTTCCAGTGTAAAGGCAGTGAGTCCTCTCTCCTGGACTGTGGAAGCTCAGGCTCAGCTAgaaacacctgctcacctggcaAAGCTGTTGgactcacctgctcag AGCCTCATGATATCAGGTTGGTGGGAGGAGCCAGCCGCTGTAATGGTACACTGGAGGTGAAACACCTAGGAGATTGGAAACCAGTGGATGTCTCACACGTTCAGTGGAACCTGAAGACAGCAGGTGCAGTGTGCAGAGAGCTGGACTGTGGCTCTGCTGTCTCTGCAGTAAGAAGACAGGAGTCCTCATATAGACCTGCATGGATGATCATAGCTTCTTGTTTGCAGTCTGGATCCGCTCTGAGGGAATGTTTGAAGCTTCAACTTCAAGATACTCGTAACAGCCTAGACATCACCTGCTCAG agtctGTGAGGCTGGTGAATGGGAATAGTCTGTGCTcaggcagagtggaggtgaAGTCTGACCAGTCGTGGTCctcagtgtgtgaagctgaCTTTGACCAGCAGGATGCAGAGGTGGTCTGTAGGGAGCTTGGCTGTGGGCCTCCTTCAGTCCTCCAGGGGGCACTCTATGGAGAAGCGGAGGCTCCAATGTGGACCAAAGAGTACCAGTGTGAAGGCAATGAGTCCTCTCTCCTGGACTGTGGAAGCTCAGGCTCAGCTAgaaacacctgctcacctggcaAAGCTGTTGgactcacctgctcag AACCTGATGTTGTCAGGTTGGTGGGAGAAGCCAGCCGCTGTTCTGGTAGACTGGAGGTGAAACACCTGGGAGAGTGGGAACCAGTGTTGTTTACGGGCTTAGAGCAGAGCATGCAggaagcagctgcagtgtgcagaGATCTGAACTGTGGTGGTGTTGTTTCAGCAAAACAAGCATCAGAAATGTTATATATACCTGTGTCGGAGGTCAGACTCTCCTGTCTTCAGTCTGGATCTAGACTGAGGGAATGTATAGAGATCAGGACTGCGGCTGCTTATGCCAGACTGGAGATCACCTGCTCAG AGTCTGTGAGGCTGGTGAATGGGAATAGTCTGTGCTcaggcagagtggaggtgaAGTCTGACCAGTCGTGGTCctcagtgtgtgaagctgaATTTGACCAGCAGGATGCAGAGGTGGTCTGTAGGGAGCTTGGCTGTGGGGCTCCTTCAGTCCTCCAAGGGGCGCTCTATGGAGAAGTGGAGGCTCCAATGTGGACCAAAGAGTTTCAGTGTGAAGGCAATGAGTCCTCTCTCCAGGACTGTGGAAGCTCAGGCTCAGCTAGAAACACCTGCTCATCTGGCAAAGCTGTTGgactcacctgctcag AGCCTGTCAGGCTGGTGGGAGGAGGCAGCCGCTGTAATGGCACACTAGAGATGAAACACCTGGGAGAGTGGAGACCAGTGGCGATGCAGTCTGAGTTGAATCTGAAGACAGCAGCTGCCATGTGCAGAGAGCTGGactgtggctctgctgtgtcagcagagaggagaaggggtTCCTTATTAAGATCTGTGTGGGAGATCGGATATTTCTGTTATCAGTCTGGATCCTCACTGAAGGAGTGTTTAGAAAAACCATCTCACTCCACTGACACCTTTGACATCACCTGCTCAG agtctGTGAGGCTGGTGAATGGGAATAGTCTGTGCTcaggcagagtggaggtgaAGTCTGACCAGTCATGGTCctcagtgtgtgaagctgaCTTTGACCAGCAGGATGCAGAGGTGGTCTGTAGGGAGCTTGGCTGTGGGCCTCCTTCAgtcctccagggggcgctctaTGGAGAAGCGGAGGCTCCAATGTGGACCAAAGAGTTCCAGTGTGAAGGCAATGAGTCCTCTCTCCTGGACTGTGGAAGCTCAGGCTCAGCTAgaaacacctgctcacctggcaAAGCTGTTGgactcacctgctcag AGCCTGATGATATTAGGTTGGTGGGAGGAGACAGCCGCTGTAATGGTAGACTGGAGATGAAACACCTGGGAGTCTGGAGACCAGTGGATGAATTAGGTTTCGACTTGAACCTGAAGTCAACCACTGCAGTGTGCAGACAGCTGGGCTGTGGCTCTGCTGTCTCAGCAGAAAGGAGAATAGATCCCTTGCATGAATATAAGTGGTATCTCagctcttcctgttttttgtcTGGATCTACACTGAGGGAGTGTGTCTACTCACCACATTTGGAGACTCGTTACAACCTGGAGATCACCTGCTCAG GTCAGCAGGGGGCAGAAGCGAGCACAGAACCCTGA
- the LOC115370467 gene encoding putative nuclease HARBI1, with product MRFCASGMFLYTVGDAENLSKATVCRTIRKVFIKFPGHKELKYKKEDFYEFGGFPNVIGALACCHMKIKKPSGDHEGDFVNRKWYHSINVQMIYDADLILTKVVALWPGSAHDARIFRSCSLAQRLELGEFPGLLLGDKGYPCEPYLLTPFPEP from the exons ATGAGATTCTGTGCAAGTGGTATGTTCCTGTACACAGTTGGCGATGCAGAGAATCTCAGCAAAGCCACTGTGTGCAGGACAATCCGCAAA GTATTCATCAAGTTCCCAGGACACAAGgaactaaaatataaaaaggaGGACTTCTACGAATTTGGCG gATTCCCAAATGTAATTGGTGCTCTTGCCTGTTGccacatgaaaatcaaaaagcCCTCAGGTGACCATGAGGGGGACTTTGTGAATCGGAAGTGGTACCACAGCATCAATGTTCAA ATGATCTATGATGCTGATTTGATACTCACTAAAGTTGTGGCACTGTGGCCAGGTTCGGCACATGACGCCAGGATATTTAGATCCTGCTCGCTGGCCCAGAGGCTCGAACTAG GTGAATTCCCTGGCCTGCTCCTTGGGGACAAGGGGTATCCATGTGAACCCTATCTCCTGACCCCGTTCCCAGAGCCCTAG